GCCGCCGACGGCTCGGCCCTGAGGCTGGGGACGCAGCAGAGGAGCGAGGCGCAGTTCTCCCAGTTCTTGTCGCTCTTGGGCTCGGCCCTGGCCAGGAAGTCCCTGACGGCGCCGACGACCAGCGCGTGGGGCTCCGCGGCGCACAGCAGCGCCGGGAGGAACTGCCGCCGGGCGCGCAGGCTCCTCTTGTTGCCCCAGTACAGCATGTCCGCCAGCAGCGAGGCGTCCCTGTCGGCGCGCGCCGCCGCGAGGTTCCACCTCACGGCCTCCCCCGCGCCGCCTGCGTGGTCCGGCGTCCGCCAGCTGCTCGGCGCCTTCCCCGTCGTCTCCCCGTGGCGATGGCTTGGGTACGCCCCTAGGATGgtctcctcctcccgctcctcttcctcttcctcctctggttCAAGGCCAGGAGACGCCTCCCAGTCTTCAACGGCGTCGTCTTGGCCGGGAGACCCCTCGATTGCCATCTCCGCCCTCCcctgctccccctcctcctcgtcaGTGAGGTCCGAAGGTGCCCGCTTGGCCCGCCCCCCATCTTCTTCGTCCNNNNNNNNNNNNNNNNNNNNNNNNNNNNNNNNNNNNNNNNNNNNNNNNNNNNNNNNNNNNNNNNNNNNNNNNNNNNNNNNNNNNNNNNNNNNNNNNNNNNNNNNNNNNNNNNNNNNNNNNNNNNNNNNNNNNNNNNNNNNNNNNNNNNNNNNNNNNNNNNNNNNNNNNNNNNNNNNNNNNNNNNNNNNNNNNNNNNNNNNNNNNNNNNNNNNNNNNNNNNNNNNNNNNNNNNNNNNNNNNNNNNNNNNNNNNNNNNNNNNNNNNNNNNNNNNNNNNNNNNNNNNNNNNNNNNNNNNNNNNNNNNNNNNNNNNNNNNNNNNNNNNNNNNNNNNNNNNNNNNNNNNNNNNNNNNNNNNNNNNNNNNNNNccccccatcctcctcctcctcctcctcctcctctggttcaAGGCCAAGAaacgcctccccctcctccggtTCAAGGCCAGGAGACGCCTCCCCTTCCTCAACGGCGTCGTACTGGCCGGGAGACGCCTCGATTGCCATCTCCGCACCCCCCTGCGACCCCTCCTCCCCGGCATTGAGGTCCGAAGGCGCGCGATTGGGCCGCGCCCAATCTTCGTCCTCCTCGCTGCTGTCTTGGCCCTTGCCCCTCAGCAGGTGCTGGACGGGGTCGGCGGTGGACCGGAGCGCGGCGGCCTGGTGCGCCTGGAGCTGGCGGAAGCGTCGGGCGATGGAGGCCTGGAGGGAGGAGATGTGGGCGTCTACGTCGGCCCAGGTGAAGGGGACGGGGATGGgggaggcggcgaggaggcggtCGAAGGACTCCCGCAGGCGCTGC
The window above is part of the Triticum aestivum cultivar Chinese Spring chromosome 2A, IWGSC CS RefSeq v2.1, whole genome shotgun sequence genome. Proteins encoded here:
- the LOC123191492 gene encoding uncharacterized protein, producing MASATSTAELEAAIAALPAKKQRLRESFDRLLAASPIPVPFTWADVDAHISSLQASIARRFRQLQAHQAAALRSTADPVQHLLRGKGQDSSEEDEDWARPNRAPSDLNAGEEGSQGGAEMAIEASPGQYDAVEEGEASPGLEPEEGEAFLGLEPEEEEEEEEDGGEEDGGRAKRAPSDLTDEEEGEQGRAEMAIEGSPGQDDAVEDWEASPGLEPEEEEEEEREEETILGAYPSHRHGETTGKAPSSWRTPDHAGGAGEAVRWNLAAARADRDASLLADMLYWGNKRSLRARRQFLPALLCAAEPHALVVGAVRDFLARAEPKSDKNWENCASLLCCVPSLRAEPSAATLERARRLAEDWREMIIGRPETCRDLGRLAVWGLLQFLASYKITLELDADGINHLLADVPRNKKQSCIELRNGLGLIHAMADSADHLIENGKPVDATSHLIENGKPLDAIKLACDLNLTDKYPPLSLMNDYVGKAKKTAQEILSREGDSRDSLNQAMARQVNALILSWRAVDEHVDVAHRTGIKAEITQLLHGYARKRQSLSVPVGSSSSSSPPAWSPQRRRQELPPEEEEARQKQHKKRKQKPHWLQREERQHRFHEQPRFLPRCVGARPGHDAGGGRDRGGEGLPGVRGGPPRCPGSPY